The Henningerozyma blattae CBS 6284 chromosome 9, complete genome DNA segment ATGAATCATTAAAAggattaataaatattaacaGTTAATAACAggtatataaaaaattatccaaaaacagaaatatacgaagaaaaaataaagaataatatatataataaatactaAGACTAACTTATTATCTGTGAAGAAAAAcagaataaataaaatcagAATACAAATGGAACCTTATAAGATTAGCAGTAAACAAAGGAAAAAATTTGAGAAaactaaaattatttattttcgtAGGATTCCCAATTATCTAGAATATCCTTAATCTTGTCAGAACCAGTTAAGTTATACACATCTTGGAAATATTCCTTCGTAATTGCAAATGGCTTGGCGGtcaaatttggaatatatttACCAACTAATTTATCGACTTTAAcgttttctttaataatattcttagTTAAGAAGCTCTTGAATGGTTTAACACCATTTCTTAAGTATGATGAGTGGAAAGGTACTGAGATACCTGGTAGTGGTATACATGCAAATCCCCTCTGTAATTCAATTGGTTGTGGTTTAGCTAAGGATTTCTTAGCAACTTCATCAATTATTTCGAATAAGTTAGCTTCGACTTCTTCTAAAGACATAGTTTCTTGTAGTTTAACAATGTTGATCTTTTGAACTTTAATGAAGTTTaatacattatttaaagtatCCAACCCTCTTAAATCACCAGCTGCAACATATTGTTGACCTTCAACATTATAATTAACAATTTCACATAACCATTGAGTTCTCTTGCCAACTTTTTCAACAACAAATTGTAAAGCTTCTTGAGTAAATGTTGGAGAAACTCTACCTGGGTTTACAGCAATCATACCATAGTTAGATCTTCCCACTTCATCTCTTGGAACAGCTACTTGCATGGTCATACCTCTGTAGAATACAACTTCAACTAAAGATTCAATTGACATAACATCTGCCAAGGAAGCTAAAGCAGCATATTCACCTAATGAATGACCAGCAAAGGCAGCATCAACAGGAATCAACCCCTTAGACTTCAAATCTTCAAAAGAAGCCTTTTCCATTAAAGTTAAAGCAGGTTGAGTAAATTGAGTAGCTGATAGCAAACCTGTTGGTGATCTAAAAGTATAAGAGGTAGTAGTTTCGTCAAtctctttaaaaattctttcaGTTTTAACGGAACCATCAACAATAGTTTCGAAAATCATTTGAGTATAATTCTTTCTAATTTTCTTACCCTTTTCACCACCAAAATAAATAGTTAATTCATTTGGATTAGTCTTGACAATTTCTAAGATAGAGAAACCATATGTATTCTTGAAGTGAGCATCAGCTCTGTCCCAAACATTTCTTGCAACCTCTGAGTTTTCATATAGATCCATACCCATACCTTGTTCTTGTGAACCTTGACCAGTAAAGACAAATGCAGAAACTGGTTGTTCAATTTCAGCTTCACCTGTTAGAACAACaacatcattatcattctTAGTTTCAAAAGTGATCAATTTTCTACCGTTAATCATACCAACATGTTGGATAGTTGTTTTCAATGGAGTATTTGGTAAAACCATATTAGCAAAGTTACAACTGTAAGCACGAACTCTTGAAGAAACATTATCCGCAGCagcattttcaattaaactACGAACTGCAGCAGAAGAATACATACCGTGTGTAATAGTACCAGGCAATTGGGCGTAAGTAGCAAAATGGCGAGAAACATGGATAGGATTTAAATCACCAGAAATTCTagcatatttttcatttgtgTTTGGAGATTGAGATTCAATTGTGCCAATTGGAATTGgattttccaaattaacCTTGTGTTCTAACGTGGAACCGTTTCTCTTCAAATACTCAATTACCGGGTTACCGAAAGATTCGCTAGCTTCGTAATCTACAACACCAATTTCCACAAATTCTCTAGTAggtaattcaattttaatcaGGCCATGACACTTTACAGATGAGAAAATTTCGGCATCTTTAAATGTAACTTCAGTTTCGGTTTCAAAAGAAAGTGATTTGtctaataaatcaatatcttcatcatccaATTGGAACCATTCTTTGGAATGTAAAACAGCGATATCCTTTTGAGATTTAATGGTTACTCTGTAAACAGGATTGGTTGTCTTTTGGAAAGTGTTTTGGAAATCAGTGTAGTTACCTCTGTAAAAGAAGGATGAAGTGACTTCCATAACTGGGGAGCCTTCCCTTGATAAAGTACCAATAACTTCAACTACCTTACCGGTTGGTTGATTAACGATAGACTTAACTACAGCAGATGTGGTAATTAAATCGCCTTCCTTTAATGGAGTAGCACCAGGAATCATTCTATAACCATTTGATAAATGTACTAACTTCAATAAATCACCATCAATAGTTTCTGGAAAAATTGCCTTTATAATAACTCTCCAGCCAACAACAATTGCAAAATCCATCGGAGCTAACATAGTTCTACCTTCTCTCTTCACAAAATCTTCACAATTATTACCAATAGCGTGAGTAAATTTGGTAATAGCATCAGATGTAATTCTGAATTGATTGTTGTTAATGATTTCATCCTTTGGACTGAAGTTTAAGTCGAActtttcatcatttaacCATAATTTCCAATacatttctttaattctGTTATTACGGTTTTccataatttcaataattggGGCAAAaccatcattattattaaaatggTACAATAAGCTTAATTTAACTGGTTTGTTATCCATTGATCTATTttcaatcaattttaattcgattttattgttttcaATGGATGATAATTTTGCGATTGGTTTAAATTCACCTTGAATCTTGTCGAACAATGTGACTTGGGCCTTCGATGAATCGTTAtagttttcaatttctaCAATCAAATTAGAGTTAGCTGAATTATCCTCAGAGTTAGAGGTAGCAGCAAAATGTTTTGGTCTAAAGATATCCCTAATTGGATTGTCAACGTATAAGACATCTTGAACGATTCTATCAGTGTTGAAGAAGGCAAATCTCCAGTCCTTCTTTGTGCCTGCTAACAAATTAAACCAAACGTTTTCATTCTTAATAGTGCTGGAATTGATAACTAATTTCTTAGAATCATTCTTGGAGATATACTTAGTAAATGAGGATTCAGTAATAACTGGATCATTACCACCAAAGTAATCAATTGTTGGAATAGAGTCaacatcattattataataatcttttaataatttttgaactTGACCATCATGAATTTCatccaaaatatttttgattggTTCATTAACTTTAGTAGAAGCTTTAGTAGCAACAGGACCTTGAAGAATACAAGTTCTCTGAACATCTTCATCGATAACAGCTTCCAAATGTTCTGATTGCCATAAGGAATCctttttgaagaaaaattcgAATCTTTCATCTAAAATAGGGACAAAAGGAACAGGTTTTTGGAATGGGTTCAAGCACATGTTTAAGAAATTATCGACATCTTGAGcgtttaaatattgatctTTAGCATTTGGataattttcaaagatCAAGTCTAAAGTTTTCAAAGGTTCTTTATCCAACACAGAATAAGATTGAAGGATAGAGTTAGTTTTCTTAGTGGTAAATCTTTCTTCAACTCTACGTAAGAAATCACCAACAAAGTTTCTCAAGGTAACATCAATccaagaattaattgatttaatgaACATTAATTCGACTAATCTATAAGCAACTTCTTTATAAGTCATATTGTTCAATTCACGGATTTCACCATTGACTGTTGGGAACCAAGGTTTTGAAGTGTCTTCATTCAACttcttaataatatattcacGTTTATCATCTAAAGCAGCTAACAATTTATTCTTGGGTAAATTAAAGATAGTGTCATCTAATTCTTTCCAGAAAACAACCCATCTGGTAGCGATCTTATGAATTGGTTCACCCATTTCGGA contains these protein-coding regions:
- the FAS1 gene encoding tetrafunctional fatty acid synthase subunit FAS1 (similar to Saccharomyces cerevisiae FAS1 (YKL182W); ancestral locus Anc_4.280) encodes the protein MSVSTRSVTLTHGALEHAIAVPASSYFAAALLKDQFQKTLVEPSPDYSQDEEPVSAIELLGKFLGYVSDIIENSTTDDSTTTSSSSETSPFNDVLRVAVHEFENSYLLSSNSKDIHSLAVNNLKIFENTTLLKSNELIKNYIKSKIILNEPFTTEKSALLDPSLKTNIFAIFGGQGNTDDYFEELRYLYDIYYPLIKDLIESLAKLLLDLSTTTTNNDYENIFTKGFNLIDWLKDSNMTPNQDYLLSIPISCPLIGIIQFAHYMITAKLLNLTPGELASSLKGATGHSQGLVTAVAIAESKTWDDFFISMKKSITLLFYIGVHCHLIYPNTSLPNSIVQDSLNNNEGLPSPMLSITNLSKDQVKNYIKITNDHLPAEKHISISLINGARNMVISGPPQSLYGLNLALRKEKAPPGLDQSRIPYTERKLKFSNRFLPITSPFHCHLLTPAQDSIVQDLLAKNVDFNRKDLNIPVFDTFSGKDLQSFDEDKDSILARIVKCIITLPVNWETTTNFNASHILDFGPGGSSGLGILTHRNKDGTGVRIIIAGNINSNGSLDDDDNDIGYKNEIFNLNPKLVKFNINWLNEFKPKLIKNKSGKIFVQTKYSKLIGKPPILVPGMTPTTVSPDFVASTINAGYTIELAGGGYFSPVMMTNAIDKVISQIKKGTSLGINLIYVNPRMLQWGIPLIRDLRSKGYPIQFLTIGAGVPSLEIATEYIETLGLTHLNLKPGSIDSISQVINIAKHHQNFPIVVQWTGGRAGGHHSFEDFHAPMLQMYSKLRKYKNIILIAGSGFGSSSDTYPYLTGEWSTKLNYPPMPFDGFLFGSRVMVAKEAKTSLAAKELIVQCKGVEDSDWTKCYKKSTGGILTVRSEMGEPIHKIATRWVVFWKELDDTIFNLPKNKLLAALDDKREYIIKKLNEDTSKPWFPTVNGEIRELNNMTYKEVAYRLVELMFIKSINSWIDVTLRNFVGDFLRRVEERFTTKKTNSILQSYSVLDKEPLKTLDLIFENYPNAKDQYLNAQDVDNFLNMCLNPFQKPVPFVPILDERFEFFFKKDSLWQSEHLEAVIDEDVQRTCILQGPVATKASTKVNEPIKNILDEIHDGQVQKLLKDYYNNDVDSIPTIDYFGGNDPVITESSFTKYISKNDSKKLVINSSTIKNENVWFNLLAGTKKDWRFAFFNTDRIVQDVLYVDNPIRDIFRPKHFAATSNSEDNSANSNLIVEIENYNDSSKAQVTLFDKIQGEFKPIAKLSSIENNKIELKLIENRSMDNKPVKLSLLYHFNNNDGFAPIIEIMENRNNRIKEMYWKLWLNDEKFDLNFSPKDEIINNNQFRITSDAITKFTHAIGNNCEDFVKREGRTMLAPMDFAIVVGWRVIIKAIFPETIDGDLLKLVHLSNGYRMIPGATPLKEGDLITTSAVVKSIVNQPTGKVVEVIGTLSREGSPVMEVTSSFFYRGNYTDFQNTFQKTTNPVYRVTIKSQKDIAVLHSKEWFQLDDEDIDLLDKSLSFETETEVTFKDAEIFSSVKCHGLIKIELPTREFVEIGVVDYEASESFGNPVIEYLKRNGSTLEHKVNLENPIPIGTIESQSPNTNEKYARISGDLNPIHVSRHFATYAQLPGTITHGMYSSAAVRSLIENAAADNVSSRVRAYSCNFANMVLPNTPLKTTIQHVGMINGRKLITFETKNDNDVVVLTGEAEIEQPVSAFVFTGQGSQEQGMGMDLYENSEVARNVWDRADAHFKNTYGFSILEIVKTNPNELTIYFGGEKGKKIRKNYTQMIFETIVDGSVKTERIFKEIDETTTSYTFRSPTGLLSATQFTQPALTLMEKASFEDLKSKGLIPVDAAFAGHSLGEYAALASLADVMSIESLVEVVFYRGMTMQVAVPRDEVGRSNYGMIAVNPGRVSPTFTQEALQFVVEKVGKRTQWLCEIVNYNVEGQQYVAAGDLRGLDTLNNVLNFIKVQKINIVKLQETMSLEEVEANLFEIIDEVAKKSLAKPQPIELQRGFACIPLPGISVPFHSSYLRNGVKPFKSFLTKNIIKENVKVDKLVGKYIPNLTAKPFAITKEYFQDVYNLTGSDKIKDILDNWESYENK